Proteins encoded in a region of the Halarcobacter mediterraneus genome:
- the ccoN gene encoding cytochrome-c oxidase, cbb3-type subunit I, translating into MQNGSQIEYDYSIAKAFTFATILFGIIGMTVGVILAFQLAFPGLNNLAGEYGTFSRLRPLHTNGVAFGFTLSGIFACWYYIGQRVLKVSLKESPFLMGVGKLHFALYFITILLAVVTLFMGITTSKEYAELEWPLDILVVVWWVLWGISIFGLMGIRRERTLYISIWYFIATFIAIAMLYLFNNMEVPTYFVSGYGSWIHSVSMYSGTNDALVQWWYGHNAVAFVFTTPIIAMIYYFLPKESGQNVYSYKLSILAFWGLMFVYLWAGGHHLIYSTVPDWMQTMGSVMSIVLILPSWGSAINMLLTMKGEWQQLQTNTLIKFMVLASTFYMLSTIEGPIQSIKSVNAIAHFTDWIPGHVHDGVLGWVVFMVMAALFHMAPRMYGREIYSKSLMDTQFWLQTTGIVLYFTSMWIAGITQGMMWRAYDEYGSLVYSFIDTVTVLHPYYTIRAVGGLLYLIGFFMFAYNMYKTATAGRILDKEPTNATPVAA; encoded by the coding sequence ATGCAAAACGGTTCACAAATCGAGTATGATTACTCAATTGCAAAAGCCTTTACATTTGCAACAATTCTGTTTGGTATCATTGGTATGACAGTTGGTGTTATACTAGCGTTTCAACTTGCATTCCCTGGATTAAATAATCTTGCAGGGGAATATGGTACTTTCAGTAGATTAAGACCTTTACACACAAATGGTGTTGCTTTTGGTTTTACTCTTAGTGGTATCTTTGCATGTTGGTATTATATCGGGCAAAGAGTTTTAAAAGTATCTTTAAAAGAGTCTCCATTTTTAATGGGTGTTGGAAAATTACATTTTGCACTTTACTTCATCACAATTCTTTTAGCAGTTGTAACTTTATTTATGGGTATTACAACTTCAAAAGAGTATGCTGAATTAGAATGGCCTTTAGATATTTTAGTAGTTGTTTGGTGGGTATTATGGGGAATATCAATTTTTGGATTAATGGGTATTAGAAGAGAAAGAACATTATATATCTCTATTTGGTACTTCATTGCTACATTTATTGCTATTGCTATGTTATACTTATTCAACAATATGGAAGTTCCAACATACTTTGTATCTGGGTATGGTTCATGGATTCACTCAGTATCTATGTATTCTGGAACAAATGATGCCTTAGTACAATGGTGGTATGGACACAATGCTGTTGCATTCGTATTTACTACACCAATTATTGCTATGATTTACTATTTCTTACCAAAAGAGTCAGGACAAAATGTTTACTCTTATAAGTTATCAATCTTAGCTTTCTGGGGTTTAATGTTTGTTTACCTTTGGGCTGGTGGACACCACTTAATTTATTCTACAGTTCCTGATTGGATGCAAACTATGGGTTCTGTTATGTCAATTGTATTAATTTTACCATCATGGGGATCAGCTATTAATATGCTTTTAACTATGAAAGGTGAGTGGCAACAATTACAAACAAATACGTTAATTAAGTTTATGGTATTAGCTTCTACATTCTATATGTTATCGACAATAGAAGGACCAATTCAATCAATCAAATCTGTTAATGCAATTGCTCACTTTACAGATTGGATTCCAGGACACGTTCATGATGGTGTTTTAGGATGGGTTGTATTTATGGTTATGGCTGCACTATTCCATATGGCTCCAAGAATGTATGGTAGAGAAATTTATTCTAAATCATTAATGGATACTCAATTCTGGTTACAAACAACTGGTATTGTTTTATACTTCACATCAATGTGGATTGCAGGTATTACTCAAGGTATGATGTGGAGAGCTTATGATGAATATGGTTCATTAGTTTATTCATTTATTGATACTGTAACAGTATTACATCCATACTATACAATTAGAGCAGTTGGTGGGTTATTATACCTAATTGGTTTCTTTATGTTTGCATACAATATGTATAAAACTGCAACTGCAGGAAGAATTCTTGATAAAGAACCTACAAATGCTACACCGGTAGCTGCTTAA
- the smpB gene encoding SsrA-binding protein SmpB, whose translation MAKNKEKNLSFKNKKAYHDYHILETLEAGIVLEGSEVKSMREGRVNLKDSHVRIIKNEIYALNIHITHLSTAHSTYRPNEKRDRKLLLHRKEIDKLYNKVTKDGVTLIPTKLYFNSKNMVKVQVAIAKGKKLHDKREDLKQKTLKKEALQALKNHF comes from the coding sequence ATGGCAAAAAATAAAGAAAAAAATTTATCATTTAAAAATAAAAAAGCATACCATGATTATCATATTTTAGAAACACTTGAAGCAGGAATTGTTCTTGAAGGAAGTGAAGTAAAATCTATGAGAGAAGGTAGAGTGAATTTAAAAGATAGTCATGTAAGAATTATTAAAAATGAAATATATGCTTTAAATATTCATATTACACATCTAAGTACTGCACACTCGACATATAGACCAAATGAAAAAAGAGATAGAAAGTTACTTTTACATAGAAAAGAAATTGATAAACTATATAATAAAGTGACAAAAGATGGAGTAACTTTAATTCCTACAAAATTATATTTTAATTCTAAAAATATGGTTAAAGTTCAAGTAGCTATTGCAAAGGGTAAAAAACTACATGATAAGAGAGAAGATTTAAAGCAAAAAACTTTGAAAAAAGAAGCTTTACAAGCTTTAAAAAATCACTTCTAA
- a CDS encoding 4-(cytidine 5'-diphospho)-2-C-methyl-D-erythritol kinase translates to MPIRKSYAKVNIFLKIVGKRDNYHELASRFVRVYSLYDIIEFKKEKCTKFTLEGNFSCDIKRNTVYKAYELLKEYSSKVDEYFNNHKVIIEKNIPEFAGLGGGSSNAATFILMVNEECNLKMSKEDLCKIALKIGADVPFFIYEYNSANVSGIGEIVEKFEEEILDIELITPNIKCDTGEIFKKFRDEFYTEINQEKVFKLFKEKSKDFLSKSSISVANDLYKPAKIIYKDLKNYEKKQWFFSGTGSTFFKVK, encoded by the coding sequence ATGCCAATAAGAAAATCTTATGCAAAAGTAAATATTTTTTTAAAAATTGTTGGTAAAAGAGATAATTATCATGAATTAGCATCAAGATTTGTAAGAGTATATTCCTTATACGATATTATTGAGTTTAAAAAAGAAAAATGCACTAAATTTACTTTAGAGGGAAATTTTTCTTGTGATATTAAAAGAAATACTGTTTATAAAGCATATGAACTTTTAAAAGAATACTCTTCAAAAGTAGATGAATATTTTAATAATCACAAAGTCATAATTGAAAAAAATATTCCAGAATTTGCTGGATTAGGTGGAGGAAGCTCAAATGCTGCAACATTCATTTTAATGGTGAATGAAGAGTGCAACTTAAAAATGTCTAAAGAGGATTTGTGTAAAATAGCACTAAAAATTGGAGCTGATGTTCCTTTCTTTATATATGAATATAATAGTGCAAATGTATCAGGAATTGGTGAAATTGTAGAAAAATTTGAAGAAGAAATTTTAGATATTGAACTTATTACACCAAATATTAAGTGTGATACAGGTGAAATATTTAAAAAGTTTAGAGATGAGTTTTATACAGAAATTAATCAAGAAAAAGTCTTTAAGCTTTTTAAGGAAAAATCAAAAGATTTTTTAAGTAAGAGTAGCATAAGCGTAGCAAATGATTTATATAAGCCTGCGAAAATAATATATAAAGATTTAAAAAATTATGAAAAAAAACAGTGGTTTTTTAGTGGAACTGGAAGTACATTTTTTAAGGTTAAATAA
- the truB gene encoding tRNA pseudouridine(55) synthase TruB: protein MQKRLYDNKPLNKLIVVNKPIFRSSNSYLNEIKRKYKNKKAGFSGTLDPFACGCLIVAFGQYSKLFNYLKKTPKTYRAVIWLGTTSESLDIENIITIKNEKVLSKAHIKEEIKNLVKVHEYYPPKFSAKKIDGKRAYDLAREGKSIDMKKTFMEVFDTRFISYKHPFITFEATVSEGSYIRSLAQILLKKLDVKGTLSYLNRINEGMFFYENEKDLNPIDFLDLKENTYTGEKSFFENGKKISLEFLENKDDGKYIVKFEEFFSIIQIQNNEVKYLLNKVNF, encoded by the coding sequence ATGCAGAAAAGACTTTATGACAATAAACCATTAAATAAATTAATTGTTGTTAACAAACCAATATTTAGAAGTTCGAATTCATATTTAAATGAAATAAAAAGAAAATATAAAAATAAAAAAGCAGGTTTTTCAGGTACTTTAGACCCCTTTGCTTGTGGATGTCTAATTGTTGCTTTTGGACAATATTCCAAGCTTTTTAATTATCTAAAAAAAACTCCTAAAACGTATAGAGCTGTGATTTGGTTGGGAACTACATCAGAGTCTTTAGATATTGAAAATATAATTACTATAAAAAATGAAAAAGTATTAAGTAAAGCTCATATTAAAGAAGAAATTAAAAACTTAGTAAAAGTACATGAATATTATCCTCCAAAGTTTTCAGCAAAAAAAATAGATGGTAAAAGAGCATATGACTTAGCAAGAGAAGGCAAAAGTATAGATATGAAAAAAACTTTTATGGAAGTATTTGATACAAGATTTATTTCCTATAAGCATCCTTTCATAACTTTTGAGGCTACTGTTAGTGAAGGCTCATATATAAGAAGTTTAGCTCAAATTCTTTTAAAAAAGTTAGATGTTAAAGGAACACTTTCTTATCTAAATAGGATAAATGAGGGAATGTTTTTTTATGAAAATGAAAAAGATTTAAATCCCATTGATTTTTTAGACTTGAAAGAAAATACTTATACCGGAGAAAAAAGTTTTTTTGAAAATGGTAAAAAAATATCTTTAGAGTTTTTAGAAAATAAAGATGATGGAAAGTATATAGTTAAATTTGAAGAGTTTTTTAGTATAATTCAAATTCAAAATAATGAAGTTAAGTATCTATTAAACAAGGTTAATTTTTAA
- a CDS encoding ATP-dependent helicase has product MLENSLSSLNESQKEAAQHIDGSLLILAGAGSGKTKTITTRLAYLISIGIDPSSILTLTFTNKAATEMRERAYSMIDTSIVNTPPLLCTFHKFGLLFLKFHMSELDRRNNFIIIDTDDKKRILKNIDKEITTSLLVGEISKYKNTLISPSEAKQSAQLKIYQQIADVYEKYEAYLLKNNLVDFDDLLLLPYKILEKNENLAEQISQKYQYVMVDEYQDTNELQYKLLKKLCTTHNNLCVVGDDDQSIYGWRGATIKNILNFADYFKGTKVVKLEENYRSTNTILNHANQLIEHNRDRLGKKLIGTRKEGDKIKVYESSDENEETRKIIDDINKLLAQGESAKDMAILFRVNALSRSLEEGFNKAGLNYRLIGGMKFYERAEIKDLIAYFRILTNTTDNFSFKRIVNKPKRGIGKTTIEKLDAKSIETKKPIFSLIEELEPDDLAKIVGKKNSRTLKVFMASIMDLKEILDESKMKFLDMFEETFDYRASYDNVPDGFDRQANVDEFYGYIRDFFIQNPHLDLDDFLNEIALESEQSELTEQAVSMMSIHSSKGLEYKHLFIIGLEEGFFPIIGDGSDIEEERRLGYVAITRAMDNLTLSFVHSRFYKGKRASLLKSRFLSESGLIKGSLTIEKTSAYKKGDLVQHKIFGMGRVQKATKAGKDYKLTINFGGQRRDILSSFVEKI; this is encoded by the coding sequence ATGTTAGAAAATTCTTTGTCATCTCTAAATGAATCTCAAAAGGAAGCTGCCCAGCATATTGATGGTTCTTTACTGATTCTAGCAGGTGCAGGTTCTGGTAAAACAAAAACAATTACAACAAGGCTTGCTTATTTGATATCTATAGGAATTGACCCTAGTTCAATCCTTACATTAACATTTACAAATAAAGCTGCAACAGAGATGAGAGAAAGAGCATACTCAATGATAGATACAAGTATTGTAAATACTCCTCCACTACTTTGTACTTTTCATAAGTTTGGATTATTATTTTTAAAATTTCATATGAGTGAATTAGATAGAAGGAATAACTTTATAATTATAGATACTGATGATAAAAAAAGAATACTAAAAAATATAGACAAAGAAATTACTACTTCACTTTTAGTAGGTGAAATTTCAAAATATAAAAATACCTTAATAAGTCCTAGTGAAGCTAAGCAAAGTGCTCAACTTAAAATATATCAACAAATTGCAGATGTTTATGAAAAATATGAAGCATACTTACTTAAAAATAATTTAGTTGACTTTGATGACTTATTACTGTTACCTTATAAAATATTAGAAAAGAATGAAAATTTAGCAGAACAAATAAGTCAAAAATATCAATATGTTATGGTTGATGAGTATCAAGATACAAATGAGCTTCAATATAAACTTTTAAAAAAACTATGTACAACTCATAATAATTTGTGTGTTGTAGGTGATGACGACCAATCTATTTATGGATGGAGAGGTGCAACCATAAAAAATATTTTAAATTTTGCAGATTATTTCAAGGGAACAAAAGTTGTAAAATTAGAAGAAAACTATCGTTCAACAAATACTATTTTAAATCATGCTAATCAACTAATAGAACATAATAGAGATAGATTAGGTAAAAAATTAATAGGAACTAGAAAAGAAGGCGATAAAATAAAAGTTTATGAATCTTCAGATGAAAATGAAGAAACAAGAAAAATTATAGATGATATTAATAAACTTTTAGCTCAAGGTGAAAGTGCAAAAGATATGGCAATTTTATTTAGAGTAAATGCACTTTCAAGATCCTTAGAAGAAGGCTTTAACAAAGCCGGACTAAATTATAGACTAATTGGTGGAATGAAATTCTATGAAAGAGCAGAAATTAAAGATTTAATTGCTTATTTTAGAATTTTAACAAATACTACAGATAACTTTTCTTTTAAAAGAATAGTGAACAAGCCTAAAAGAGGTATTGGAAAAACAACTATTGAAAAACTAGATGCAAAATCAATTGAAACAAAAAAACCTATTTTTTCATTGATTGAAGAACTAGAGCCTGATGATTTAGCAAAAATTGTTGGAAAGAAAAATTCAAGAACTCTAAAAGTTTTTATGGCTTCAATAATGGACTTAAAAGAAATTTTAGATGAATCAAAAATGAAATTTTTAGATATGTTCGAAGAAACTTTTGATTATAGGGCCTCATATGATAATGTTCCTGATGGTTTTGATAGACAAGCGAATGTTGATGAGTTTTATGGATATATAAGAGATTTTTTTATTCAAAATCCTCATTTAGACTTGGATGATTTTTTAAATGAAATTGCTTTAGAATCAGAGCAAAGTGAACTTACTGAACAAGCAGTTTCTATGATGAGTATACATTCATCAAAAGGTTTAGAGTATAAACATTTATTTATAATTGGTCTGGAAGAAGGTTTCTTCCCAATTATTGGAGATGGAAGTGATATTGAAGAAGAAAGAAGATTGGGGTATGTTGCAATTACTAGAGCTATGGATAACTTGACCTTATCTTTTGTTCATTCAAGATTTTATAAAGGGAAAAGAGCATCTTTATTAAAAAGTAGGTTTTTAAGTGAAAGTGGCTTAATAAAAGGAAGTTTAACTATAGAAAAGACTTCAGCATACAAAAAAGGTGATTTAGTACAACATAAAATTTTTGGGATGGGAAGAGTACAAAAAGCTACTAAAGCTGGAAAAGATTATAAACTTACAATAAATTTTGGTGGTCAAAGAAGAGATATCCTTTCAAGTTTTGTTGAGAAGATATAA
- a CDS encoding LysR family transcriptional regulator, which translates to MLTDFAKLETFLTVVREKSFSKASAKLGISQPAVTQQMKYIEEYLDVQVVDRKKNGIRLTKEGQMLYSIAQKIERCVNNGEKELLKIMNKDVTFLFGASFIIGNYILPRFLNNLKENINNDVSINVSVSHKAIEDLLDKKIDMALVENHIPDDDIIYREWMDDEIVIFSNQPLPSKAKASDLLSYKWVCRNPDSHTRLIFKESLDKANYPDCDTFDVTSEVTSATTIVQTVLHSNKEERPTVSIVSRNAIESLLKAGALYESRIGNHKMSRKLYIAYRKDRKHDAFIENVVDYLLKIKG; encoded by the coding sequence ATGTTAACAGATTTTGCAAAACTAGAAACTTTTTTAACAGTCGTCAGAGAAAAGTCTTTTTCAAAAGCCTCTGCAAAATTGGGTATTTCTCAACCAGCTGTTACTCAACAAATGAAATATATAGAAGAATACCTTGATGTTCAAGTAGTAGATAGAAAGAAAAATGGGATTAGACTTACAAAAGAAGGTCAAATGCTTTATAGTATTGCACAAAAGATAGAAAGATGTGTAAACAATGGAGAAAAAGAGTTATTAAAAATAATGAACAAAGATGTAACTTTCCTTTTTGGAGCATCTTTTATTATAGGAAATTATATTCTTCCAAGATTTTTAAATAATTTAAAAGAAAATATTAACAATGATGTATCAATTAATGTTTCGGTTTCACATAAAGCAATAGAAGATTTATTAGATAAAAAGATTGATATGGCATTAGTTGAAAATCATATACCAGATGATGATATTATATATAGAGAATGGATGGATGATGAAATTGTAATATTTTCAAATCAGCCATTACCTTCAAAAGCAAAAGCAAGTGATTTATTATCATATAAATGGGTATGTAGAAATCCAGATTCACATACAAGACTAATTTTTAAAGAATCTTTGGATAAGGCAAACTATCCTGACTGTGATACTTTTGATGTTACAAGTGAAGTTACAAGTGCAACAACTATAGTTCAAACTGTTTTACATTCAAATAAAGAAGAAAGACCTACTGTTTCTATTGTATCAAGAAATGCTATTGAATCATTACTTAAAGCTGGAGCTTTATATGAATCAAGAATAGGAAATCATAAAATGTCTAGAAAATTATATATTGCATATAGAAAAGATAGAAAACATGATGCTTTTATAGAAAATGTTGTTGATTATCTTCTTAAGATAAAAGGATAA
- a CDS encoding TIGR01212 family radical SAM protein (This family includes YhcC from E. coli K-12, an uncharacterized radical SAM protein.), which produces MVTISLQNKNLKRQKTKNVLTIGRYFKNKFGHKVYKVPISIGGFTCPNIDGTVAKGGCTFCENDSFSPNLQEKKPKFKLNPNIKENPFLENQLKQLEMQFNATKDRLSNKFGVKKYLVYFQSFTNTYAPIETLKALYTKALSFENVMGLSIGTRTDCMTDEILDFLVDLSKDKEIWVEYGIQSFYDETLEKINRGDDASNMRYWIKRTKEKGLNVCGHLIYGLPDENQEMMLKTFEETVKLKVDSIKFHPLYVVKNTLLTKQYKKGLFTPISEDLYIDTVVKSIKKLPENISVQRITAGIEDSSLLAPMWCKNKHEQIFKIRKALLKEGLKY; this is translated from the coding sequence ATGGTGACTATTTCGTTACAAAATAAAAATTTAAAAAGACAAAAAACAAAGAATGTACTTACTATAGGAAGATACTTTAAAAATAAATTTGGACATAAAGTATATAAAGTTCCAATTTCAATAGGTGGTTTCACCTGTCCAAATATTGATGGGACAGTGGCAAAAGGTGGTTGTACCTTTTGTGAAAATGATTCTTTTTCTCCTAATCTTCAAGAAAAGAAACCTAAGTTTAAATTGAATCCAAATATAAAAGAGAATCCTTTTTTAGAAAATCAATTAAAACAATTAGAAATGCAATTTAATGCTACAAAAGATAGGTTGTCAAATAAGTTTGGTGTAAAAAAATATCTTGTATATTTTCAATCCTTTACAAATACTTATGCTCCAATTGAAACTTTAAAAGCTTTATATACAAAGGCATTATCTTTTGAAAATGTTATGGGATTATCAATTGGTACTAGAACAGATTGTATGACTGATGAAATTTTAGATTTTTTAGTTGATTTATCCAAAGATAAAGAAATTTGGGTTGAATATGGAATTCAATCTTTTTATGATGAAACTTTAGAAAAAATAAATCGTGGAGATGATGCTTCCAATATGAGGTATTGGATAAAAAGAACAAAAGAAAAAGGCTTAAATGTTTGTGGACATTTAATTTATGGACTTCCTGATGAAAATCAAGAAATGATGCTTAAAACTTTTGAAGAAACAGTAAAGCTAAAAGTGGATTCAATAAAATTTCATCCTTTATATGTAGTAAAAAATACTCTTTTAACAAAACAATATAAAAAAGGTCTTTTTACTCCAATTAGTGAAGATTTATATATTGATACAGTTGTTAAATCAATAAAGAAACTTCCTGAAAATATTTCTGTTCAAAGAATAACTGCTGGAATAGAAGATAGTTCTTTATTAGCACCAATGTGGTGTAAAAATAAACATGAACAAATTTTTAAAATAAGAAAAGCTTTATTAAAAGAGGGTTTAAAATACTAA
- the purF gene encoding amidophosphoribosyltransferase: MCAIVGIYGNDNAARLASLALFSMQHRGQEATGISSSCGGKIYTKKDRGLVSEVFNNEALEYLKGNMAIGHNRYSTAGGDSILDAQPVFAKYKLGEISIVHNGNLINKDQVRNELIEQGAIFQTGMDTENLIHLIAKNTKDRLRDRIREALDKTIGAYCFIIQSRSKQFVIRDRYGIRPLSLGRLKSGGYIVASETCAFDLVDADFIRDVKPGEMLIFAEGHDEPESIQLFEPEYRPCAFEYVYFARPDSVINGKNVYRTREDMGKTLAKNDVNNSIKADMVIPVPDSGVPAALGYAAQSGIPFEYGIIRNHYVGRTFIEPTQEMRNMKVKMKLSPMKSLITGKSLLVIDDSVVRGTTSKRIVKMLKEAGAKEVHFRVASPEIKFPCYYGIDTPNQDELISHRMTKDEICEYIEADTLEYLSIDDLKNSIGNDTNYALESFDGDYFVTK, encoded by the coding sequence ATGTGTGCAATTGTTGGGATTTATGGAAATGATAATGCAGCAAGATTAGCTTCTTTAGCTTTATTTTCAATGCAACATAGAGGTCAGGAAGCAACTGGTATCTCTTCTTCATGTGGTGGAAAGATATATACTAAAAAAGATAGAGGATTAGTTTCTGAAGTTTTTAATAATGAAGCTTTAGAGTACTTAAAAGGTAATATGGCAATTGGTCATAATCGATATTCTACTGCTGGTGGAGATTCAATTTTAGACGCTCAGCCTGTTTTTGCAAAATATAAACTTGGAGAAATTTCTATAGTTCATAATGGAAATCTTATAAATAAAGATCAAGTTAGAAATGAACTTATAGAGCAAGGTGCTATTTTTCAAACAGGAATGGATACTGAAAATTTAATACACTTAATAGCAAAAAATACAAAAGACAGATTAAGAGATAGAATAAGGGAAGCTCTAGATAAAACTATTGGAGCTTATTGCTTTATAATTCAATCAAGATCAAAGCAGTTTGTTATTAGAGATAGGTATGGAATTAGACCTTTATCTTTAGGTAGATTAAAGTCTGGTGGATACATTGTTGCAAGTGAGACTTGTGCTTTTGATTTGGTTGATGCTGATTTTATAAGAGATGTAAAGCCTGGAGAGATGCTAATATTTGCTGAAGGGCATGATGAGCCTGAGTCAATTCAATTATTTGAACCAGAGTATAGACCTTGTGCTTTTGAATATGTTTATTTTGCAAGACCAGATTCTGTAATAAATGGAAAAAATGTATATAGAACAAGAGAAGATATGGGGAAAACCCTTGCTAAAAATGATGTAAATAATTCAATTAAAGCAGATATGGTTATTCCTGTTCCTGATTCTGGTGTTCCAGCTGCTCTTGGATATGCTGCTCAAAGTGGAATACCTTTTGAGTATGGAATTATTAGAAATCATTATGTTGGAAGAACATTTATTGAACCGACACAAGAAATGAGAAATATGAAAGTTAAGATGAAACTTTCTCCTATGAAATCACTTATTACTGGTAAATCTTTGTTGGTAATTGATGATTCAGTAGTTAGAGGAACAACTTCTAAAAGAATTGTTAAAATGCTAAAAGAAGCAGGGGCAAAAGAGGTTCATTTTAGAGTAGCTAGCCCAGAAATCAAATTTCCTTGTTATTATGGAATAGATACTCCAAATCAAGATGAATTAATTTCTCATAGAATGACAAAAGATGAAATATGTGAATATATAGAAGCTGATACTTTAGAATACTTATCTATTGATGATTTAAAGAATTCAATAGGTAATGATACAAATTATGCTTTAGAAAGTTTTGATGGTGACTATTTCGTTACAAAATAA
- the dapB gene encoding 4-hydroxy-tetrahydrodipicolinate reductase — MLNVGILGSTGRVGSLLIDDLELDNEAKLSACYVSSKLTKSIPENTVVTNEMKILLDSCDVVIDFSVPVATQSLLEEVVENGGNKPLVIATTGFNKHQQNLLIEASKKVPILYATNMSLGVAVLNKLVTLASKALKEFDCEIVEQHHRHKIDSPSGTALTLAEHAARARDLDLDKVRVSGRDGEIGARTKDEIGVMSLRGGDIVGRHTVGLYNDGEFIELHHTATARNTFSKGAIKAAKWLVNQEPGLYSINDCLGL, encoded by the coding sequence ATGTTAAATGTAGGTATTTTAGGTAGTACAGGTAGAGTAGGTTCTCTTTTAATAGATGATTTAGAACTTGATAATGAAGCAAAGTTATCAGCTTGTTATGTTTCTAGTAAATTGACTAAAAGTATTCCTGAAAATACAGTTGTTACAAATGAGATGAAAATATTATTAGATTCTTGTGATGTTGTTATTGATTTTTCTGTTCCTGTTGCTACTCAAAGCCTACTTGAAGAAGTTGTTGAAAATGGTGGAAATAAACCTTTAGTTATTGCAACTACAGGTTTTAATAAGCATCAACAAAATTTACTTATTGAAGCATCTAAAAAAGTACCAATTCTTTATGCAACAAATATGAGTTTAGGAGTTGCAGTTTTAAATAAACTTGTAACTTTAGCAAGTAAAGCATTAAAAGAGTTTGATTGTGAAATTGTTGAACAACATCATAGACATAAAATTGATTCTCCTTCAGGGACAGCTTTAACTTTAGCAGAACATGCAGCTCGTGCTAGAGACTTAGACTTGGATAAAGTTAGAGTTTCTGGTAGAGATGGTGAAATTGGTGCAAGAACAAAAGATGAAATTGGTGTAATGAGTCTAAGAGGTGGAGATATAGTTGGAAGACATACAGTTGGATTATATAATGATGGTGAATTTATAGAGCTTCATCATACAGCAACTGCAAGAAATACTTTCTCAAAAGGTGCTATCAAAGCAGCAAAATGGCTTGTAAATCAAGAGCCAGGACTTTATTCTATTAATGACTGTTTAGGTCTATAA
- the trxB gene encoding thioredoxin-disulfide reductase — translation MLDLAIIGGGPAGLTAGLYATRGGLNNVTMFEMGMPGGQITGSSEIENYPGQAEVVTGMELMENWPAQAMKFGLKHEMNQVTNVTKEGDIFTITTGDGKTQEAKSVLLATGSVPRRAGFKGEDEFFGKGISTCATCDGFFYKNKEVALIGGGDSALEEAVYLSKICSKVYLVHRRDTYRAAPSTIEHMKACENIEEVTNVTVEEVIGDNTGVTGLIVKSKESDETRQLDVPGVFVFVGRDVLNDPLKQEDGSFLCDVNEQGEVIVDLKMKTSVPGLYAAGDVRIDAAKQVVCAAGDGATAAVNIIEYIG, via the coding sequence ATGTTAGATTTAGCAATTATTGGTGGAGGACCAGCTGGCTTAACAGCAGGTTTATATGCAACTAGAGGTGGTTTAAATAATGTAACAATGTTCGAAATGGGAATGCCAGGAGGACAAATTACAGGAAGTAGTGAAATAGAAAATTATCCAGGTCAAGCTGAAGTAGTTACAGGGATGGAACTTATGGAAAACTGGCCTGCTCAAGCAATGAAATTTGGTTTAAAACATGAAATGAATCAAGTTACAAATGTTACAAAAGAAGGTGATATCTTTACTATAACTACAGGAGATGGTAAAACTCAAGAAGCAAAAAGTGTTTTATTAGCTACAGGTTCAGTACCAAGAAGAGCTGGATTTAAAGGTGAAGATGAATTTTTTGGAAAAGGTATTTCTACTTGTGCTACTTGTGATGGATTTTTCTATAAAAATAAAGAAGTTGCTTTAATTGGTGGTGGAGATTCAGCATTAGAAGAAGCAGTGTACCTTTCTAAAATTTGTTCAAAAGTATATTTAGTACATAGAAGAGATACTTATAGAGCAGCTCCAAGTACAATTGAACATATGAAAGCTTGTGAGAATATTGAAGAAGTTACTAATGTTACAGTTGAAGAAGTTATTGGTGATAATACAGGGGTAACAGGTTTAATTGTAAAATCAAAAGAATCTGATGAAACAAGACAACTTGATGTTCCAGGTGTATTTGTTTTTGTTGGTAGAGATGTACTTAATGATCCTTTAAAACAAGAAGATGGTTCTTTTCTTTGTGATGTAAATGAACAAGGAGAAGTAATTGTTGATCTTAAAATGAAAACTTCAGTTCCAGGTCTTTATGCTGCAGGAGATGTAAGAATAGATGCAGCAAAACAAGTTGTATGTGCAGCAGGTGATGGTGCAACAGCAGCTGTTAATATTATTGAATATATTGGATAA